Part of the Caldisericota bacterium genome, ATTACAGTTGGGACATGTGGAGCTTGAGGAGCAGACAATCTTACTCCAACAATAATTTTATACAGTAAGTCAGAAAGCCCGGAACCAAAGATGACAAGAATTATGCCAAGTATAAATTGATTAACCTTAAATGTTTCGTGAACAAACGCCAGTATAAAGCCAAATGCTGCACCTATAAGGGCTCCTGTAATAAATCCTATTAGCCAACTGCCTGTAAGATAGGCAGTTACAAATCCAGTAGATGCTGAAGCAAGCAGAATACCTTCAGCAGAAACATTAAAGATTCCTGTCCTTCCTCCAAGTATAATTCCAAGGCTTGTCAGTGTATAAACCGTTGCGTAAACAAGAGTGTGCGATATAAAAGAGGTTATAAATGTCATTATTTACCTCCTTTTGCTTCAAATTTTTTTCTTATAATAACAATGAATAAGACAATTAATGCCTGGCTAAGAAATACCATTTCTACTGGGATTTGCATAGTTCTTTGAAGTGCATCAGCACCAACTAAAAGCACTGCCATAAAAAAGGCTGCTATTGGAACACCTGTTGGGCTTCCTGCGACTACTAAGCTGGTTAAAATTCCGAATACTCCATACTGAGCTCCACTTGTTTTAGCAAAGCCTTCTATAAGTTTTCCATGGATATTCATTACTTCAAGTGCTCCTCCTAATCCTGCAAGGGCTCCTCCTAGAAGGAAAGTGAGCATAATTGTTCTCTGAAAATTTATCCCATAAGTTTGCGATGAATGTAAATTATATCCTACTGAGGTAATTTCATATCCAAGTTTTGTCTTTTTTAGTAGTATATATACGAAAATTATTGCAAGTATAGCCAAAATGATAGAATATGGTATTCCATGAAAAAAACCAAGTGTTGCAGAACTTGACAGTGGTCTTGTAATGGGGTGCCCTTCCAGCGGGTCCTTAAACGCTGGAGAGGTGGCAATAAAATTTACGAATAGGACTGCGACGAAATTAAGCATAATAGTTGAAATAATCGGATTTACATCGTACTTAGCTTTTAAAAAACCTGCAAACCATCCCCATAGACCTCCTGCTAAAATTCCAACAACTACCAGCAGAGGAATCATTATGAAGGCCGGCAAGCCAAAGTTTCCAATTAATAATCCTACTGCCGCGACAGCAGTTCCTCCGAAAAGCATCTGTCCCCATGCGCCTATATTAAAGAATTTAATCATAAAAGGTATAGTAAAAGCATATGTTGTAAAAATGAGAGGGATTGTCTTTTTTATTGTCTCCTGAAATCCGAAAGCAGATTTAAAAGACGTGGTTATAAGAGTTTTTAATGCATCTGGAACACTAAAGCCAAGGAGAGCGATAATGATGGAGATAAAGCCAAAAGCAATAAAAAGCGCTAGTCCATAGACAGACAAGCTCCTCAGGAGTTTTGTTCCGAGATCTTTTTGAATTATGTTTTTCTTTTTCATTTTTTGTATACCTAACCCCCTATCATTAACAGGCCAATTTTATATTTATCAAATTCGCTTCTTTGGAAAATGCCCCTAAGCTCTCCATTGTGCAGAACAGCTATTCTATCGCTTATTATCATCAATTCATCTAGATCTTCATTTATACAGAGAACAGCTCCGCCATTATTTCTGGTTTCAACAAGCTTATTAAATATAAATTCCACTGTTAAAACATCAAGCCCGGAAGTAGGATTATGTGTTATGAGTAAATCAGTTGGGCTAACAAATGCTCTTCCCATAATTACCTTTTGAATATTGCCACCAGATAAGCGCCTGATTGCAAGCTCTTCGCTAGGCGTAGACACATTGTAATCTTTAATTGTTTTCCTTGCTGCTTTTGTCGCTTCGTCCCAATCGATAAAAAGATTTTTTTTAAAAAATCTTTTTTCTGTATGATGGCCAAGCAGTACATTTTCTTTTATGCTTCCGTCATTAAGAATTCCTTCTTTGATTCTATCTTCCGGAGTATAAGCCACTCCTTTATTAAAAACAGAAAGTGTTGATAAACGTTTGATGCTTTCCCCGTTTACAAAGATATCTCCATTACTTAAGAGGGAAGGATCTATCATAA contains:
- a CDS encoding ABC transporter permease, which encodes MKKKNIIQKDLGTKLLRSLSVYGLALFIAFGFISIIIALLGFSVPDALKTLITTSFKSAFGFQETIKKTIPLIFTTYAFTIPFMIKFFNIGAWGQMLFGGTAVAAVGLLIGNFGLPAFIMIPLLVVVGILAGGLWGWFAGFLKAKYDVNPIISTIMLNFVAVLFVNFIATSPAFKDPLEGHPITRPLSSSATLGFFHGIPYSIILAILAIIFVYILLKKTKLGYEITSVGYNLHSSQTYGINFQRTIMLTFLLGGALAGLGGALEVMNIHGKLIEGFAKTSGAQYGVFGILTSLVVAGSPTGVPIAAFFMAVLLVGADALQRTMQIPVEMVFLSQALIVLFIVIIRKKFEAKGGK